The genomic stretch CTTTTTAGACGCAGGGACAGACTTCTCCGGAAGTTGGACACCCTGTGCTCCTCCTATCAACGCATTTTGATGCTCAGCCGTACCTTCTTGAGCACAGCCAGCTTCACTGCTTTTCTTCGAAGGATCAGCCTCATGGTTTCGTTGAGCAACATCAGCTTCATTAGCATTGTTTGCGTTATCATCTTGCATAAGCTTGGCTAAAATCTCACGCTCTGTGGACTCCCCTACTGCATGAAGTAACCACAAATTTCCTTAATTCATTCTTAGGTAGTACTTACTCAAAACAACAACTGGAAAGATAAGCATGGTAATTgtttcgagaaaaaaaagactAGGATAATGGATTATgcaagatttttcttttttggaggTACCGAGCAGGCGAAGCTTTGTACGATTGGCATGGTCCGCGGCGGCCCACGCGTGGAGGGACCTGTGTCCGGCGAGCCggtcggcggcgagctcgaGCGTGGAGGGTGGGAGATTGGCCCACTCATGGTCGAGGAGGCGCTTGAGATCGGCCACCGCGGCCCTAGCCCCGTCCTCTTGTTCGTTTTCTGCGAGAGAGAGCTGGTAGGggaagcaggcggcggcgtcggggtcggCGAGGACCCTCCGCGCCTTGCGGAGGAGTGTGAAGGAGCAGGAGGCGTCTTCAGGGTGGAGGGCGGCGTGGAGGGCGCGGAGCACTAGGGCTTTGCGGAGGCGCGGGGAGGTGCGGGGCGACGAGGAGGGTAGGGAGCCGAGGATGGCGGTGAATACGGCGTGGGGGATGCGGCGGTTGCCGGCGATGAACTCGAGAACGAGGAAAGCGTCGGCGGCGGCTAGCGGCGgcatggcggcgatggcgatgcgaaACGACGAATGGGTGCAGGCCGGTGGGCTGGGCCTGGGCATGGCGGTTGATGATGACAAACGGGCGAGCGTCATTGGGCCTAATGTGGTTTTCGCGGCCCAATGAAATTCGCGCTAgatttcctttgtttttttgtaGTTAAGACAGTGGATGCAAATTGCTTCATGAGACATGCATGCGAATGCCATGCGATAAAATCCCCAAAACATCATAATGCATAAAAGTTCAATGACATGGAAACACCTGCACGAACAAAGCCACTATGAATGAAAGCAAAGTTGAATGACCAGTTTCACACGGCTTCATGTCTTGATAATGTGTCATTATTTCCAAAGAGCACAAAAGCCACAAAACTggaacagaaaaagaaaacgctCGTACATGGCAAAACTTTCAAAATGCAGGTTCGGTATGTTGAGCCTCCTGCAAACAGGCATGTTAGGGTCCTGTTATTTCGATATAGTTTGTACTAAGAAGTGAAGATCTGCATCTCATCAGGGGAACTTGATCGGCTCCGGCTGAAGTGCCTTCTTTACTAGCTCTGATTGCTCCTGCACATGAACCGACAGGAAGCCAGTGGCTGTAGCAGCTGAAGGTGCTCTGCCGACGTACTTGATATCTTCAAATGAACCCCGCCCGAGAGCCTTCATGGCAGTATACAGCCGAGGAGAGATGTAGCTGTATGCACCCATGTTCATGGGCTCCTCCTGGCACCACACAATCTCCGCATCTACACCGTGCAAACATGACATTCAAAATGTGTCCAGAATTATCAATGCGTCGCAACAGCTTAGGAAATTAGGAAAAAAATACTATGGTTTAGGCAAACTATTAAAATGAAACATTAAACACTCGAGATTAAAGCTCGCGTACTTGGATATCTCTTGAGCTCTCTTTGGATAAGGTCGTACGGGAATGGGCAAAGTTGCTCAACCCTGCAAATTGCAATGTCACTGCGCTCTGACTTTTTACGCTCTTCGTCAAGTTCATAGTAAACCTACAATGCAGCAATTGGTTCAATATTTCCTGGACCAGTAATTTGCTTGATTTGACATTGAAACAGGCATACTTACTTTCCCAGAACATAATATAAGACGGTTGATACCCTCCTCGACTTGCTTGTGATCGTTGCGGTCCTTTATCAGCCGCTTGAAACGTGTTCCCTGCTTATCAAATCCTAGATGGCCTTCAACATCATCAAACTCAGAAAGATTGGACTTGCAATCCTTGTGCCGAAGCAGGTTCTTGGGAGCTGTTACAATCAGTGGCTTCCGGAACTCCCTATGTATCTAGAGCATCCCAACCACAAACAGTAGGCGAGAATTGAAAGAATGATTCATGTGAGCAAAATGGCATCACAATGCTAGGATCAGAAAAACAAAACTGCACATTAAGGTAAGCTGACCTGACGACGCAACACGTGGAAATAATTTGCAGGAGTTGTCACATTCACAActtgccagttacactcttgGATCTGCTTGCGAAGTGTCGGTTCCATCTCAGGTATGACAAAAGGATTATCATCACTCATCTGGTGCAAAAGAATTACCAGTTTCATGTAAGCAACCAAGTTCAAGTTCTGGTCCAAACATTCCCAGCCCAGCAGAAGGTCTGGATCATAACCAAAAGGAAATGTACCGAATCTATGTACACATACATGACATGATTATTGGCTGCCACACAAAAAAGAATTCTACAGATGCATTAAAAAAGCATAATTTCTTTTCAAATGGTTTGAATAAAAAACAAATATCTCACAGAGAAGAATTTGTAGCTGTATACTCGCATAGCACTTTGCCAAACAAAAGAAGATTTGTTTGGATccggacaaaaaaaaattgaataataTATTTTAAATAATTCGGATAAAACCAATTATCTCATGTTAGATAATTGATGGTAGAGCAAGGATGCAAAAAAAGGGCCTCCTTGCTGCTGATGTGCTAAATAACACTAACAAATAAACAAATATTGCAGCTGTGAGTTACCTGAAGGAAGCGCTCCAAACGAGAACTGGAATGTTCGGGGCCTTGGCCATCATAACCATGAGGAAGCAGAACAACAAGGCCAGTTTGGCGCAACCATTTTGCCTCTCCACTGCTCAGAAACTGGTCAAACATCACTTGCGCGCCATTGGCAAAGTCACCAAATTGTGCTTCCCAAAGAACCAATGAATTAGGGTTCTCCATGGAGTAACCCAATTCAAACCCAAGGACAGCAAATTCTGAAAGCGAACTGCAAACAGAGTAATACATAACATAAGGAGAACTACCCTTCTGACTGAAATATGACTAGAAATTTGGCAGATCCATAAGTAAACTTACCTGTTACTTACAGTAAACAGCTCCTCACTTTGATTCATTGCAACATGGTCGAGTGGGCAGTACTTCGCTCCAGTATCCTGGTCATGCAGAACTGCATGCCGGTGGCTGAAAGTTCCTCTTTCCACATCCTGTCCACTTAGCCTAACATGATTGCCTTCCACTATAAGTGTTGCAAAGGCTAGGGCTTCTGCAACAGCCCAATCAATTCCTTCACCACTCTCAATCATAGCTGCACGCAGCTCAAAAATCTTCTTCACTGCTCTGTGTGGCCTGAAGTTTTCAGGCAGTGTAGTAATTGCTTGTCCTACACGTTTCAGTATCTCCGGCTTGACCCTGCATAGAAGGCATTTTCAACATCCAATAGTTAAAATAAAAGACCATAAAAAGTAAAATCAACAGAGAGATTGCTGTTACCCAGTGTTCCGAACACGCGATATTTGCTCTGGCGACTTAAAGCCAGTCCAATAAGCAGAGAGCCAATCCCTCTTGTTGGGAACATAGTCTTTGCTCTTTGTAAACTCTTCATTCAAGATTCGGTTCACCTTGTCATGGATCCTCTGGACATCTTCTTTCGAGACTTCACCTGTTCCTAGCAGTTTCTGCTCATAAAGCTTCAATGAACTGGGATGGTTCTTAATGACCTGTCACAGACAATTCTCACCAGGGTCAAGCAAAGCGCTAAGAAACAAAGCATATTTAAAAGGGAGGGGAGGAAGATAGAGAACATATTTAGTAACCTTCTACACGACCAGCTTAAAGACTATCTAGTTTTCGTCTAAGAAAAAGCATAAGAATACGGAGTTAACAGAAAAAAGATGCACGTGAGCTAAAAAAAAACCGAACAAGAGCTGTAAACTACATATGGGAAAATGGctatgagaaaaaaaaaatctgaactaGTTGTAGTAGGGTTACCTGATACATCTTTGGCTGTGTGAAGGAGGGTTCATCGATTTCGTTATGCCCAAAACGGCGGTAGCAGATTAGATCGACGACGACATCTGAGTGAAAAGTCTGGCGCCACTCAGCTGCAAGCTCACATACACGGACAACAGCCTCTAAATCATCACCATTTACATGGAATATAGGAGCATTCAGGGCTTTGGCAACATCTGTGCAGTACTGGGAGGACCTGCCAGCTCTTGGATCAGTCGTAAAGGCGACTTGGTTGTTAACAACAATATGTATGGTTCCACCAGTAGTGTAGTTCGGGAGAGCACTTAGATGGAGCGTCTCATAGACCACACCCTGGCCAGCAAAGCTACCATCTCCGTGTATCAGAATACCCATGTTCTTTGTCCTGTCGGCATCATTGGAGTAGAATTGCTTGGCACGCGTCTTGCCAATGACAACAGGATCAACAGCTTCCAGATGACTGGGATTGGCGACCAAAGACAAGTGAATCCTCTTGCCACCACGAGTTGGGCGGTCATAAGAGGTACCCAGGTGGTACTTGACATCACCAGTTCCAGTGTAGAGCCCATCCTCGCCTTCAACAGGCCTTGTGCCGCCAGTGAACTCACTGAATATCTGAGACAATGGCTTGCGGACGACGTTACCAAGGACATTGAGCCTCCCCCTGTGCGGCATCCCGATGACGATGTTCTCGACGCCGAGGTCAGCAGCCCTATCGAACATCTCCTTCATGCCAGGGATGAGCGTCTCACCACCCTCAAGGCCAAACCTCTTGGCGGTGGCCCACTTGGTGGCAAGGAAGTTCTCGAACTGCGTGCTCCAGATGAGCCTGTCGAGCATGACGAGGCGACGTTCCTTGTCATAGTCCCTGGGCTTGGCGGTCTCGATTTTTTCCCTGAGCCAGTTGCACTTGTCCCTGTCGGGGATGTGCATGTACTCGTAGCCGATGGGGCCGCAGTAGGCCTGCTGGAGCTTGCTGAGGATCTCGCGGAGGGTGAGGACAGGGCGGTTCTCGGAGAGGAAGCCGGACATCCTCCAGACGCCGAGGAAGAACTCCCTGTCGAGGTCGGCGTCGGTGAAGCCGTAGAGGCCGAGGTGGAGGTCCTCGGGGACGGCACGGTCGTCGAGGCCGAGGGGGTCGAGCTTGGCCATCATGTGGCCGTTGACCTGGTAGGCcctgacgaggaggaggagctgcatGCTCTCCTGGATGGTCTGGCCGGAGacgccggcggagggggaggcctGGGCGACGAAGTTGCGGAAGAAGTTGTCCCAGGACTCGTCGACGGAGGAGGGGTCGACCTCCCAGGCGCGCTGGAGCTCCTCGAGGTAGACGCTGCTGGTGCCGTCGAGGAAGCTATCGGAGAGGCGGGAGAGCGGGACGGCCcggggcgcgggggcggcggagcgAGGCCGCAGGGCGGTGGAGTGGAAGCCGCGGGCGcatcgggtggcggcggcggctgtcggcgcgcgggtggcgaggctgcggcggagggcgaggcggGCAGCGCCCGAGGCGGCGCGGAACCACGTCATCGCTCcctacctccctccctccctccctcttcgCTCAGCAGACGAATGAGAGAGAGGTGAGAATGAGATCTCGTGTAAGGAGGTCAAACAATCCCCCTCCGAAATACAAGACAACGGGAGGGAAGGAAACGAACGGAATGGGCTATGCAtcggagaagaagaaataccTGGCGCAGGACCCGCGCGAAACCCTAGACCGGGCTGCGAGAGGGGAGGGAAATCCAGGAGAGCGAGatctccccggcggcggcagggcggcggcggcggcgacgagttCTGTCGGGGGGacgaagaaggaaggaaggaccGAATCGAACTGAATGGGACTTTTCAATGCGATGCGGGGCCCACCACACCAGGACAGTCGGTCGCCTTCCGCcgtttctcttcttctcctcttgtctgcttttttttgttattatttATTCTTGGGGAAGGGTCCAAATCGAAAACTCACCACCGGTGGGCCACGCCATGATATGGTGGGCCTTGGCTGAATCTAGCTCCGTTGCTTTCCATGCACCACATATGGGCCCGTCGTTCACGAAGATTTGTTGGGCCCACTTGGTGGAGCATctataaaccctaaaccctgcAACGCTTCGACAGACAACAAATGCTCCAACAAAAGTTAAGAGGTGTAAACAGTGGTATGATTTGCGCAAGGTTAGGAAACAAcataggaattttttttaaaaaaatactgttGATGTTTCAGCTTGGGAGTATGAGCACCTAGTCATCTTCACTTTCCATGAGCCCTCCCTACACACCATGTTCAACTATCATCCATCCACCCTTATCCATCCCAACCATCATCTCATTAGGTTTCTTTTAGAAATACTTTTCAAAGAGAAATCATTATATCTACATGACTTGCCTTGACTTCCTTGAAAATGTTCATCTCTGGAATGCTTTTCACCATGCTCCAAAATTCAGTAAATTAACATGTATACATGGATTTAATTAAAAAGCAAAACAAGCTATATATTGTGTCTCTGCCTAAGTTTTATATGTGTGGCAGTATGGTCGTCCTATGGTCAAAGATATACCTCATTAGTTCTTTTAATCCCAAATAAGAAATGAATTGTTTAAAAAAGTATATCTTTGTATAAGAGAAGTTAGTTGACCATAAGCAGTAGTTAAACTAATATCCCTAACCATTTAAGCGTAACACGCAAGCTAGTTGGACCAACACGATTAGTAGCTTCTCTCCGCTTACTAAGCACTAGTACCAGTACGAGCAGGCCAACAGGCACACACGCTCAACTCCCTGCTCCTCTGTTTCTTTGTCCCTTCCCTGCTACCTACAGCGCTCAAGCAAGCTACACTAAATCCATGGTGATGGCTGGGGTTCTCCGATCATTACTACTCCAATGTGATTCTCCAAGGTCTCTAGTTGCTATTACTCCATTTCCCCTTCGATTTCTTCCTCTGTTGTGATTATCACCTCACCCTAGCAGCTTGTGCAGGATGGGCCGCTGCCGGCGAACTGCTTGGCCATGGTGCCGTGGCCGGCGATCTGTAGTGCTGTGAGGGGACTCAAGAGGTGCGTGTGAAGGCTGGGGTTCTAGCTGTACGTCGGTGCCGGATCTTGTGGATGCAGCTCTCGTGAGCTAGCTGTGCAGTGCTCTCCATCTACAACCTGTAGTGAGTACTCCTATTCTTGCATCTTCCTTGTTAATTAAATTAGTATGAAATCTAAGGCTACAACCTGAATACTGTAGTATTCAGATGTTACTCAAGCTACTGCTTTAGCCTGAGCCTTAGCATTATTGTGTATATTTGTAAGTAATAAACAATATTAGCTCTTGCAATGTGAAACAACTGGAACATCTACGTTCTTGGGAAAATACATTACCTTATCCTATTTCCGACATGCTGTGCCAGTAGTGATAGCTAAGTAAAGACATCAATCTCTAATGGCAGGTGTTCTATGATTTTAGGGTTTGTTTGTTTCTCTAGTCACTCCTAAAATTTTTGTCACAtcaattaggagtattaaatatagactaattacaaaactaattgcacagatggagactaattagcgagacgaatctattaagcctaattagtccatgatttgacaatgtgatgctacagtaaatatgtgctaatgatggattaattagacttaatagattcatctcgtgaattagcctccatctgtgtaattagttttataattagctcatgtttaatcctcctaattagcctccgaatattcgatgtgacataaattttaatccggactaaagatccaaacgcccccttataTTGAAGCAAGGTTGTTTTAAGCTGTGCATTTGAACTTTACCTTAAGCTTGATGGGGTTTCAACTGCAGCTTTTGACTTGCATTTCTCCCACGCTAGTCCTTGCCCTTCCCAGGTCTAGGTCTTGGCTGCTTGAATGGTTCTTGTTCTTGAATAGCCTGCTCTTTACTTGAACTCCTCTTAACTGGCTCCACTGAGGCACTGACCATGATGCTGCCGTGGGGTTACTGGGGGTCCCTCATAAGTCATAAGCAAGGTTTGGGTGCTTCTAAAGTGGTTCTTCTTGTGCTCTGCTGCACGAAGGAACAAGGAGCTTAATaaagaggtgtttggatacgagtgtcacatcggatgttcggatgctaattaggagaactaaatatgagctaattataaaactaattgcagaatcctgtgctaattcgtgagacgaatctattaagtctaattaatccatcattagcaaatggctactgtagcaccacattgtcaaatcatggactaattaggcttaatagattcgtctcgcgaattacactccatctgtgtaattagttttgtaattactctatatttaatactcctaattactccctccgttccaaattataggtcgttttgacttttttagatacatagatattattatgcatctagacatagggtatatctaagtgcataacaaagtctatgcaTGTAataaagccaaaacgacctataatttgggatggagtgaGTAACAtctaaacatctgatgtgacaggtgttaaattttaacaccctattGCCAAAGCCTCTTAGCTTGGTGGGGGAATGCTCACTCTCTCTCCTCAGCCTTGTACTGAAAGCCTTATAGTtactgctctctctctctctctccaaggtGGTGTCTATCTCTGATTGGGCTGTTGGTATGCCATGTTCTTGCTGTCAACCTTTGATTGGCTGGTAGAAAACTTGAGCCTCTCATTGGCTGGCTAAAAGGGTCTTGAACTATTGTTGCTACAAGTTGGCCGGCCAGGATGTTTGGTTCAcggactaaaaattagtcatgtcacatcaaatatttaaatacgaactaaatataaattaattataaaactaattgcacagatggaagctaattcgaatctattaaatctaatttgTTCGTAATTTGATAATATGGCATTGCTGCCGGTCCTAATTAGAGCAGTTTCCCTGTTGGCCTATGCCCTCGGCACCTCCATCCTCACGGCCGCACggcctgttcttcttctccccccGCACGGCCGCACCGCCTAGCGCCTAGACTCCCTCCCCTCGTCTTCTGATCTTCTCCCGGCCCTCACCTCCCttcccccgccgccacgcctccgCCTCGTGCACCGCCGTCACGACCAGCCACGCCTTCGCCTCGCCCACGCCACCCCACCCCTCGTCCACGGCGCCACCACGCatcacccacgccgccgccacgccaatTCCGGTCTCCTCCACGACCGGTGGCGGCGGTCCGAGCTCTCCAAGAAGCAGGACGAATCAAATGCGAACCCGGCGGCCGAGCTCTCCAAGAATACGGCAAGGCTTAGGTATGGCGGTCTTTCTCCCACCCTCCTCTAGTTTGATAGGCCCGATGGTTAGGACTCATGCTTAGGTTGAATTTTGTGTAGATCTGATAGGTTCTGCTGCTTAGATTGTGGTGCTCGTGCGATTTGTGGGGGATTCTAGGTCCTAGATCTGGGAATTGCAGTGGTGCTTTTGGGCTGTTCGTAGATGAGGCTGTTCTCATGATTTGCgtgttctgctgctgctgctactaagCATGCATGCTCGCACTTCTTGCCACCTCAGATGAGCTCCTGCAACAATGAAAAGGAACATAGTTCTAGTCTTCTGGACTAGCACTAGCACTAGATGTACAAACTGTTAAACACCACTGAACATGAACATTTTTCCATCAGGTACAAGTCTCTCAATTCCACGTCAGGATCTCAGTCAAGGTGCTGCTGCATTCCTATAAAGGTATGTTTTTGCAACTAGCTAACTATGTTCCTGCACTGTACTCAACTGGTGTTATGAGTAATACCTTGCTTAGTTGCTAGGATAGTGTCATTCTTTTGGTCGTGAAGTTATGGTTCTCTAACCAAGTTGAAGGAATGCTGCATTAAATTAGTTCTTGCTTTGGCATAATCTGAAATGTGCTATTATGTGTGATGACAGTTTGATTTTCCTCACTCTTCTCTGTTAGACACTACTAGTACCCTTGGTTGTTCTAACTTTCAAGAAATAGCCAATTGTGCATCTATAAACGAGAAGagggcacgccgccgccgccgcctccggtgatcGAGGGGCGAGAAGAAGcatcatcaacatcatcagctcagcagcagccatgTTCGGCTCCACCAACCGTAAGCACCCCCGCCTTCTTCCCTCTCATCATCCCCTCCTATTCTCGTCGATTCCATCACATTGGTTGGATTCCGTCGGCTTGCTTTGCTCCTTCGCTTTTAATCCTCTATATTCTCCTAGCATATGTACGTATTGCTTGCTCTATTGCGCTTTCCACTCATATCTCTGGTGGGTTGATGGATGCCTGCCCACGCTAGGGTTTGGCTTGCTGCCCCGATTCCGATCAGGTAGGATCTTGGGTGGTTTGCAGTCGTACTTGCAACGATCCATGTAAATTCCTAAGCTAATCCTTCCACTACTTCTACTTATACTGTGCTAAATATGGAACCGGATTTCGTCCACACCGgactctccttttccttctttcttcagtATATAAGCAAACGAATGGACCTTGCAAACAAGCCAATGCCTCAATGctagtccttttttttttgttattaatGATAAAGCTTGCTCATACAATGCAATACCTTAAATGTGGTTAGAGAGTATATTTTTTGCAATGTTGTACCTCTTGATTGTTTATCTTCTCATCTCTCATGTGTGCTATCTTCATTGCAGCATTTGGGCAGTCATCCACCAGCCCATTTGGCCAGAACTCATTCGGAACCCAGCAGGGATTCGGCCAGGCTACACCTGCTGCTAACAACCCCTTTGCTCCAAAACCGTTTGGCAGCCCAACCACAGCTTTCGGGGCACAGACTGGAGGCTCGCCTTTTGGCACTGCATCCACTGGTGCCTTTGGCCAGCAGCAGTCCACTCCCACATTTGGCACTACATCCACTGGTGCCTTTGGTCAGCAGCAATCCACTCCCACGTTTGGCACCCCATCCTCCTCTCCATTCGGGAGCACTCCGGCGTTCGGTGCATCGCCCGCCCCTGCCTTTGGTGCTACATCCTCTACCTTTGGCTCTGGTATGTATTATGCATTCGCTGATTGTCTCCTTTCGTGCGGAGTCACCGTGCTGATTTTCCTAGATTTTCAAAGCTATAAAGCCCTTACACTGGAAACATCACCTTCCATTATTGCGGTGTTTCCCATGCCTCGCAagatttctttatttttttcattagtTTCTGATACTGCATTCTACAATTGTTCTAGATAGCTACTCAAGCTAAATTATGTCAATTCATGGATCTGTTATTCTTTAGACCAACAGTGATGCACATATGATGTCTTTGTCACGCTTGGCTCTCCTCATATTGTAGGATCTTTATTCGGACAAAAGCAAAGTTTTGGGGGTTTTGGATCATCACCTAGCCAGTCAAGTCCTTTTGGTAGCACGTTCCAGCAAACACAACCGACATTTGGCAGCAGCACTTTTGGCGCATCAACTCCGCCGGCATTCGGTACCACAACTACGACGGCATTTGGTGCAAGTGCGCCAGCCTTTGGAACGAGTACACCGGCCTTTGGCACCGCAACTACCCCAGCATTTGGTTCAACATCAACATCTTTATTTGGTGCTTCTAGCACCCCGGCGTTTGGTTCATCTACTCCTGGTTTTGGAACTTCAGGGAGCACAGCATTTGGTGTGGGTGGTACTGCTCCAGGTTTTGGATCTTCGAGCACACCTTCATTCGGCACATCAACCAATGCATTCAGTTTTGGTTCTTCACCATCTTTTGCACAAACAGCAGTTTCCTCTGGTAGTTCTCCCTTTGGAACAACATCACCTTTTGGTGTGCAGACTCCAGCATTTGGTAGGTTTTCCCATTGGATATTCGCGTTGTTTCTTAGCTGTAATATATGATCAATCAATTGTTGTCTTTGATTCCATATGATGTAGCAATCGAGAATTTACTGACTATATGGTCTTTTCTTACTTCAGCAGTCCTATTCGACTGCAGATCTTTCTTTTTCACTGTTTTTACGCTGGTCATGTCATCTTTTATCCTTCTTATCAATTGTTTGTCCACTTTAACTTTCAGGCTCACAGACAGCAGCACCAGCTTTTGGGCAAGCACAATTTGGTAATCAAGCTGGAGGAACCAGAATAAAACCTTATGCTCAAACACCAGATGTTGACGGTGCTACCAGTGCTACTCAACCTGCTGCAAAACTTGATTCCATATCTGCGATGCCTGAATACAAAGACAAGAGTCATGAAGAATTGAGGTGGGAAGACTACCAGCGTGGAGACAAGGGTGAGGAATGATTTGAGAATTGAGGATTTTACTTGATTTGCAAACCTTCTTTTAAACCATATCTTTAATTCCATGTATTCTTTTAGGATGCTTGTTTTTGTATGAACTGTAGTAACCAAGTACTCTCTCCGTTTGGAATTAATAAGCATATTTGGATTTTAAAAGTCAAACTTCATAAGTTTATTAGTCAAATTACATGCATGCTTAGTGCATAGAAGTTGTATGAATAAATTTCTATTTCAAAGATCTTTTACTATGACATTGATTTTGTTAATGATAAATTTGTAAGAGAATTTGATGGCCAAAGTATACcagtaaaatattttttaaaatcctAATACACCTACTAAAAATGAATGGAGGCAGTAACCGTTTTGCCCTGGCTTATGCTACAGCTTGAAGCCTGAATACAACTAATGAAACATGCTTCCGTTCGGTACTCCATTTATTAATTGTTTCTTATATTGTTGCTAGATTTGTTTGGTCCATGACTCTATGTAACTTGTTCTTGTAAAATGTGTGTAACATTCTTAATATTTGGACTCGCAGGTGGACCAAACCCTTCTGGAACTCCAGCAGCGGCTCCTATCTTTCCATCATTAAGTACACAACAGAATGCTTTTGCTCCAACAAACAATGTATTTAACCAGTCTACCCCAAACACAATTCCAACAAACAATCCATTTGCTCCTAAGCCTGTTTCAACTAGTGCTTCACCATTCAACTCGTTTAACAGTACAGTTGCAAGTTCGAGCCCATTCACATCGTCCACTAGTACCACAATGTTCGGACAGACAGGTGTTTCCCCATTTCAAGCAAGTAGCTCACCATCTTTGTTTGCAAATACCACTCCTTTTGCTTCATCATCGTTGTTTGGCACATCAACGACGAATAATCCAAATCCATTCGGCACTGTCTCGTCATTGGCTAACACTCAATCGGCCCCACTATTTCAATCTGCCCCAGCATTTGCACAACAGCCATCAAGTACACCAGCTTTCTCCTCTGGAAACCTATTTAGCACACCACCTGGCAGTCTGTTTGGCAGCGGACCTTCACTTTTTTCAACGGTGAGCatctcttgtttttttttctttttccatattATTGactatataattttttttatcatatttagttcttctttTTAATGTCTAACAAGTTCATTTTTGCTTCTTATCAAGCCAACATTTCAGACATCTGCCCCTGTTCAAACTCCAAACACATTCTCCTTCCAACCTCCAACTCAACCAGGTCAGTATTTTGTATGCAAATTGTTCACTTCTGTTTATAATCCCTATCTTCGAAAACTAATCTGGGCTTCTTAATTTTGCGCAAATGCATGCCTTCATGGATACTGCAGCTTCTACAGGTGGTTTCCCTGGTTTTTCCAACACTGCTAATCAGGCCCTCATTGG from Setaria italica strain Yugu1 chromosome II, Setaria_italica_v2.0, whole genome shotgun sequence encodes the following:
- the LOC101762387 gene encoding nuclear pore complex protein NUP98A isoform X1, yielding MFGSTNPFGQSSTSPFGQNSFGTQQGFGQATPAANNPFAPKPFGSPTTAFGAQTGGSPFGTASTGAFGQQQSTPTFGTTSTGAFGQQQSTPTFGTPSSSPFGSTPAFGASPAPAFGATSSTFGSGSLFGQKQSFGGFGSSPSQSSPFGSTFQQTQPTFGSSTFGASTPPAFGTTTTTAFGASAPAFGTSTPAFGTATTPAFGSTSTSLFGASSTPAFGSSTPGFGTSGSTAFGVGGTAPGFGSSSTPSFGTSTNAFSFGSSPSFAQTAVSSGSSPFGTTSPFGVQTPAFGSQTAAPAFGQAQFGNQAGGTRIKPYAQTPDVDGATSATQPAAKLDSISAMPEYKDKSHEELRWEDYQRGDKGGPNPSGTPAAAPIFPSLSTQQNAFAPTNNVFNQSTPNTIPTNNPFAPKPVSTSASPFNSFNSTVASSSPFTSSTSTTMFGQTGVSPFQASSSPSLFANTTPFASSSLFGTSTTNNPNPFGTVSSLANTQSAPLFQSAPAFAQQPSSTPAFSSGNLFSTPPGSLFGSGPSLFSTPTFQTSAPVQTPNTFSFQPPTQPASTGGFPGFSNTANQALIGQQSPSQSNMVMQPASVSNPFGTLPAMPQMSIGNGGSSPSVQYGISSLPVAEKPLPTRTLSMAVPRHLSQRRIKLLPRKYNPISDGKVPFFADDEESPATPKADAFFIPRENPRNLIIRPIEQWPSRSAINRQSVPKDPTDLDKYEDTSTESGRDKTVKSPSGSPLVENGQQHEPRHHGNGKGTSVERLLPKLPQEDYFTEPSLEELAAKERGEPGYCSRVKDFVVGRHGYGSIKFLGETDVMGLDLESIVEFNNREVIVYKDDSKKPPVGEGLNKAAEVTLLNIKCMNKKTGEQYREGPRVERYRDMLMMKAEEQGAEFVSFDAAKGEWKFRVKHFSAYGLW
- the LOC101762387 gene encoding nuclear pore complex protein NUP98A isoform X2; amino-acid sequence: MFGSTNPFGQSSTSPFGQNSFGTQQGFGQATPAANNPFAPKPFGSPTTAFGAQTGGSPFGTASTGAFGQQQSTPTFGTTSTGAFGQQQSTPTFGTPSSSPFGSTPAFGASPAPAFGATSSTFGSGSLFGQKQSFGGFGSSPSQSSPFGSTFQQTQPTFGSSTFGASTPPAFGTTTTTAFGASAPAFGTSTPAFGTATTPAFGSTSTSLFGASSTPAFGSSTPGFGTSGSTAFGVGGTAPGFGSSSTPSFGTSTNAFSFGSSPSFAQTAVSSGSSPFGTTSPFGVQTPAFGSQTAAPAFGQAQFGNQAGGTRIKPYAQTPDVDGATSATQPAAKLDSISAMPEYKDKSHEELRWEDYQRGDKGGPNPSGTPAAAPIFPSLSTQQNAFAPTNNVFNQSTPNTIPTNNPFAPKPVSTSASPFNSFNSTVASSSPFTSSTSTTMFGQTGVSPFQASSSPSLFANTTPFASSSLFGTSTTNNPNPFGTVSSLANTQSAPLFQSAPAFAQQPSSTPAFSSGNLFSTPPGSLFGSGPSLFSTTSAPVQTPNTFSFQPPTQPASTGGFPGFSNTANQALIGQQSPSQSNMVMQPASVSNPFGTLPAMPQMSIGNGGSSPSVQYGISSLPVAEKPLPTRTLSMAVPRHLSQRRIKLLPRKYNPISDGKVPFFADDEESPATPKADAFFIPRENPRNLIIRPIEQWPSRSAINRQSVPKDPTDLDKYEDTSTESGRDKTVKSPSGSPLVENGQQHEPRHHGNGKGTSVERLLPKLPQEDYFTEPSLEELAAKERGEPGYCSRVKDFVVGRHGYGSIKFLGETDVMGLDLESIVEFNNREVIVYKDDSKKPPVGEGLNKAAEVTLLNIKCMNKKTGEQYREGPRVERYRDMLMMKAEEQGAEFVSFDAAKGEWKFRVKHFSAYGLW